In a genomic window of Pangasianodon hypophthalmus isolate fPanHyp1 chromosome 19, fPanHyp1.pri, whole genome shotgun sequence:
- the scyl3 gene encoding protein-associating with the carboxyl-terminal domain of ezrin isoform X1: MGAESSGLRGCVLEEPSVTLPSGLTMYSAVLQDGKPASVFVYKQGNEDKVNKAAKHLKTLRHPSLLRFLSCSVQDGGIHLVTERVQPLELLLENLTPEEICAGIYDLLQALVFLHDRGKSSHNNVCMSSVFVSDDGHWKLGGMETVCKFSEATPEFLTSVQTVRESSAVPPEEKLGGFKTLPEKHAHARDAFSFGVLVEALIPLLSSYVSDELLESLRSTLQVSLLPSDPTVRPALSSLLTHEFFRNDFLDIMNFLKSLTLKSEEEKHEFFKFLLDRVHSLPEELIGTRLAPKLLNSLVFAEPTAVKSFLPHLLQPKKDSAVRVGEECLLSMPLYRRHVVPQLLKLFKVNEEHVRMVLLSHIHVYAEFFSNDELKNQILPQVLLGMRDTNDALVAMTLQSLAVLVPLLGAQVVVGGERTKVFKRTTPNFTKSTEVTPENSPVHIVGASLPRSSQPSKVKSLLPKHLEGGELVLEKLKSLQSVGRDAAAHLPATSKPALPLNGFSQEKEGENGSRTEKPDEDWPDWEDAEEKSGKYQPVQISIQPADSDSEFPTTAVYDEEGPWDDFEDSEVISKHSTATPHPVPSSKSLSDSAIEPVSVPTSGPARASKALKLNTASVKTASEQKNLSSDTGWEQNMKDTRPSKPGLTTEAKPKNGYRSAGAGGLGEEFTIEVKKKPNRDPELDLFADMVPDIKLSSPSMFLPIGSSVSKSEGPPAAPISHTEPDTTHLNTQELTAKFAAVDLTEADAEGWGDSDINWEDENTWS; the protein is encoded by the exons CACCTGAAAACTCTGAGACACCCGAGTTTGCTGCGCTTCCTGTCGTGCTCCGTGCAGGATGGAGGCATACACTTGGTGACGGAGAGGGTGCAGCCTCTGGAGCTGCTGCTGGAGAATCTCACACCTGAGGAGATCTGCGCTGGTATCTATGATCTGCTGCAGGCCCTTGTGTTCCTCCATGACAGG GGAAAATCAAGCCACAACAATGTGTGCATGTCCTCTGTATTCGTTAGTGATGACGGACACTGGAAACTTGGCGGGATGGAAACGGTTTGCAAATTTTCTGAAGCAACACCAGAG TTTCTCACCAGTGTtcagacagtaagagagagcaGCGCTGTGCCTCCTGAGGAGAAG ctTGGCGGGTTCAAGACGCTTCCCGAAAAACACGCCCACGCGCGGGATGCCTTCTCTTTCGGCGTGCTGGTGGAGGCCCTCATCCCCTTGCTGAGCAGTTACG tgtctgaTGAGCTGCTCGAGAGTCTGAGGAGCACGCTGCAGGTCAGCCTGTTACCCTCTGACCCCACGGTGCGGCCGGCGCTCAGCAGTCTACTGACTCACGAGTTTTTCag GAATGACTTTCTGGACATCATGAACTTTCTAAAGAGTTTGACTTTAAAATCCGAGGAGGAAAAGCACGAGTTTTTTAA ATTTCTACTGGACCGAGTTCACAGCCTCCCTGAGGAACTAATTGGCACTCGTTTGGCTCCTAAACTGTTAAATTCTCTGGTATTTGCTGAACCCACCGCTGTGAAAAGCTTCCTGCCTCACCTGTTACAGCCCAAAAAGG ATTCAGCTGTACGAGTTGGGGAGGAGTGCCTGCTGTCTATGCCACTGTACCGGAGACACGTGGTGCCACAGCTTCTGAAGCTCTTTAAAGTGAACGAGGAGCATGTCCGTATGGTGCTGCTCTCCCATATCCACGTCTATGCCGAGTTCTTCTCAAATGACGAGCTCAAGAACCAGATCCTACCTCAG gtGTTGCTGGGAATGAGAGACACAAACGATGCTCTGGTTGCCATGACGCTCCAAAGCCTGGCAGTCCTGGTGCCGTTACTGGGAGCGCAGGTGGTGGTGGGTGGAGAGAGGACCAAAGTCTTCAAACGTACCACACCAAACTTCACCAAGTCCACAGAGGTTACGCCTGAAa ACTCACCAGTTCATATTGTTGGAGCATCTTTGCCCCGTAGTTCGCAGCCCTCCAAGGTTAAAAGTCTGTTGCCTAAGCACTTGGAAGGAGGAGAGCTGGTTCTGGAGAAGCTGAAGTCTCTCCAGTCAGTCGGAAGAGATGCTGCTGCCCATCTGCCCGCTACGTCAAAGCCGG CTCTTCCCCTGAATGGCTTCAGccaagagaaagagggagagaatggCAGCAGAACGGAGAAGCCAGACGAGGACTGGCCCGACTGGGAGGATGCGGAGGAGAAATCTGGCAAATACCAGCCTGTACAAATTAGCATACAGCCTGCAGACAGTGACTCAGAATTTCCAACCACTGCTGTATATGATGAAGAAGGACCCTGGGATGATTTTGAAGATTCTGAGGTCATCTCCAAGCACTCAACTGCTACACCTCATCCAGTCCCGTCGTCAAAGTCCTTAAGCGACAGTGCCATAGAACCTGTATCTGTACCAACTTCTGGACCCGCAAGAGCGTCTAAAGCACTCAAACTTAATACTGCTTCAGTAAAAACTGCTTCTGAGCAGAAAAATTTGTCTTCAGATACAGGCTGGGAGCAGAACATGAAAGATACCAGGCCCAGCAAACCAGGTTTAACTACAGAAGCCAAACCTAAAAATGGATACAGGAGTGCAGGAGCTGGGGGACTAGGGGAGGAATTCACCATTGAGGTGAAGAAGAAACCAAATAGGGATCCAGAGCTGGACCTCTTCGCTGACATGGTACCGGACATAAAGCTGTCTTCTCCTAGCATGTTCTTACCCATAGGGAGTTCAGTCAGCAAGTCTGAAGGACCTCCAGCTGCACCAATATCTCACACTGAGCCAGACactacacacttaaacacacaggAACTGACAGCCAAGTTTGCTGCAGTAGACCTGACAGAG GCTGATGCGGAGGGCTGGGGTGACAGTGATATCAACTGGGAAGACGAGAACACCTGGTCGTGA
- the scyl3 gene encoding protein-associating with the carboxyl-terminal domain of ezrin isoform X2 — MICCRPLCSSMTGDDGHWKLGGMETVCKFSEATPEFLTSVQTVRESSAVPPEEKLGGFKTLPEKHAHARDAFSFGVLVEALIPLLSSYVSDELLESLRSTLQVSLLPSDPTVRPALSSLLTHEFFRNDFLDIMNFLKSLTLKSEEEKHEFFKFLLDRVHSLPEELIGTRLAPKLLNSLVFAEPTAVKSFLPHLLQPKKDSAVRVGEECLLSMPLYRRHVVPQLLKLFKVNEEHVRMVLLSHIHVYAEFFSNDELKNQILPQVLLGMRDTNDALVAMTLQSLAVLVPLLGAQVVVGGERTKVFKRTTPNFTKSTEVTPENSPVHIVGASLPRSSQPSKVKSLLPKHLEGGELVLEKLKSLQSVGRDAAAHLPATSKPALPLNGFSQEKEGENGSRTEKPDEDWPDWEDAEEKSGKYQPVQISIQPADSDSEFPTTAVYDEEGPWDDFEDSEVISKHSTATPHPVPSSKSLSDSAIEPVSVPTSGPARASKALKLNTASVKTASEQKNLSSDTGWEQNMKDTRPSKPGLTTEAKPKNGYRSAGAGGLGEEFTIEVKKKPNRDPELDLFADMVPDIKLSSPSMFLPIGSSVSKSEGPPAAPISHTEPDTTHLNTQELTAKFAAVDLTEADAEGWGDSDINWEDENTWS; from the exons ATGATCTGCTGCAGGCCCTTGTGTTCCTCCATGACAGG TGATGACGGACACTGGAAACTTGGCGGGATGGAAACGGTTTGCAAATTTTCTGAAGCAACACCAGAG TTTCTCACCAGTGTtcagacagtaagagagagcaGCGCTGTGCCTCCTGAGGAGAAG ctTGGCGGGTTCAAGACGCTTCCCGAAAAACACGCCCACGCGCGGGATGCCTTCTCTTTCGGCGTGCTGGTGGAGGCCCTCATCCCCTTGCTGAGCAGTTACG tgtctgaTGAGCTGCTCGAGAGTCTGAGGAGCACGCTGCAGGTCAGCCTGTTACCCTCTGACCCCACGGTGCGGCCGGCGCTCAGCAGTCTACTGACTCACGAGTTTTTCag GAATGACTTTCTGGACATCATGAACTTTCTAAAGAGTTTGACTTTAAAATCCGAGGAGGAAAAGCACGAGTTTTTTAA ATTTCTACTGGACCGAGTTCACAGCCTCCCTGAGGAACTAATTGGCACTCGTTTGGCTCCTAAACTGTTAAATTCTCTGGTATTTGCTGAACCCACCGCTGTGAAAAGCTTCCTGCCTCACCTGTTACAGCCCAAAAAGG ATTCAGCTGTACGAGTTGGGGAGGAGTGCCTGCTGTCTATGCCACTGTACCGGAGACACGTGGTGCCACAGCTTCTGAAGCTCTTTAAAGTGAACGAGGAGCATGTCCGTATGGTGCTGCTCTCCCATATCCACGTCTATGCCGAGTTCTTCTCAAATGACGAGCTCAAGAACCAGATCCTACCTCAG gtGTTGCTGGGAATGAGAGACACAAACGATGCTCTGGTTGCCATGACGCTCCAAAGCCTGGCAGTCCTGGTGCCGTTACTGGGAGCGCAGGTGGTGGTGGGTGGAGAGAGGACCAAAGTCTTCAAACGTACCACACCAAACTTCACCAAGTCCACAGAGGTTACGCCTGAAa ACTCACCAGTTCATATTGTTGGAGCATCTTTGCCCCGTAGTTCGCAGCCCTCCAAGGTTAAAAGTCTGTTGCCTAAGCACTTGGAAGGAGGAGAGCTGGTTCTGGAGAAGCTGAAGTCTCTCCAGTCAGTCGGAAGAGATGCTGCTGCCCATCTGCCCGCTACGTCAAAGCCGG CTCTTCCCCTGAATGGCTTCAGccaagagaaagagggagagaatggCAGCAGAACGGAGAAGCCAGACGAGGACTGGCCCGACTGGGAGGATGCGGAGGAGAAATCTGGCAAATACCAGCCTGTACAAATTAGCATACAGCCTGCAGACAGTGACTCAGAATTTCCAACCACTGCTGTATATGATGAAGAAGGACCCTGGGATGATTTTGAAGATTCTGAGGTCATCTCCAAGCACTCAACTGCTACACCTCATCCAGTCCCGTCGTCAAAGTCCTTAAGCGACAGTGCCATAGAACCTGTATCTGTACCAACTTCTGGACCCGCAAGAGCGTCTAAAGCACTCAAACTTAATACTGCTTCAGTAAAAACTGCTTCTGAGCAGAAAAATTTGTCTTCAGATACAGGCTGGGAGCAGAACATGAAAGATACCAGGCCCAGCAAACCAGGTTTAACTACAGAAGCCAAACCTAAAAATGGATACAGGAGTGCAGGAGCTGGGGGACTAGGGGAGGAATTCACCATTGAGGTGAAGAAGAAACCAAATAGGGATCCAGAGCTGGACCTCTTCGCTGACATGGTACCGGACATAAAGCTGTCTTCTCCTAGCATGTTCTTACCCATAGGGAGTTCAGTCAGCAAGTCTGAAGGACCTCCAGCTGCACCAATATCTCACACTGAGCCAGACactacacacttaaacacacaggAACTGACAGCCAAGTTTGCTGCAGTAGACCTGACAGAG GCTGATGCGGAGGGCTGGGGTGACAGTGATATCAACTGGGAAGACGAGAACACCTGGTCGTGA